A window of Halomonas sp. GFAJ-1 contains these coding sequences:
- a CDS encoding EF-P beta-lysylation protein EpmB, which yields MQENIIIAAKQTPAQVSLSWQQQLSQAIRDPNALCKRLGLNSQWLPGASAGHALFDICVPEAYLARIEPNNPADPLLLQVLPVSDETLTPKGYVLDPLEEAEHRPAKGLIHKYAGRVLLIASPNCAINCRYCFRRHFPYSDNAPSRAQWQEALDYIRNDASIHEAILSGGDPLAASDRQLAWLVAQLESIPHLKRLRIHTRLPVVIPDRVDDALLSWLAATRLQKVVVLHINHANEIDQPVVDACARLKHAGVTLLNQSVLLKGVNDNVPTLATLSERLFEAGVLPYYLHVFDPVQGAAHFDVPDEDAQALVKQLLDHLPGFLMPRLVREIPGKASKTPL from the coding sequence TTGCAGGAGAACATCATTATTGCCGCTAAGCAGACGCCTGCCCAGGTATCTCTTTCATGGCAGCAGCAGCTTTCCCAAGCGATCCGCGACCCAAATGCGCTTTGCAAACGCCTTGGTTTGAACAGCCAGTGGTTGCCCGGCGCTTCTGCTGGGCACGCGCTGTTTGATATCTGCGTCCCTGAAGCATACCTGGCACGTATCGAGCCAAATAATCCGGCAGACCCACTACTGCTCCAAGTGCTGCCTGTTAGCGATGAAACCCTAACACCAAAGGGCTACGTATTAGATCCGCTGGAAGAGGCCGAACACCGACCAGCCAAAGGGCTTATTCACAAATACGCTGGCCGTGTGCTGCTTATTGCAAGCCCTAACTGTGCTATCAACTGCCGCTACTGCTTCAGGCGTCACTTTCCTTATAGCGACAACGCGCCTTCACGCGCCCAGTGGCAGGAGGCCCTCGACTATATCCGCAACGACGCCTCCATTCACGAGGCGATTCTCTCTGGCGGCGATCCGCTGGCCGCCAGCGATCGTCAACTGGCGTGGCTAGTGGCACAACTCGAAAGCATCCCACACCTAAAACGGCTGCGCATCCATACACGCTTACCGGTGGTTATACCCGACCGTGTGGATGATGCCCTGCTTAGCTGGCTCGCGGCGACTCGCTTACAAAAAGTGGTAGTACTGCATATTAACCACGCCAATGAAATTGACCAACCTGTGGTCGATGCTTGCGCCCGCCTAAAACACGCAGGCGTGACACTGCTTAACCAAAGCGTGCTGCTCAAAGGCGTTAACGACAACGTGCCAACCCTGGCAACTCTCTCCGAGCGGCTGTTTGAAGCTGGGGTACTGCCCTACTATTTGCATGTGTTTGATCCCGTGCAAGGCGCAGCCCACTTTGATGTTCCCGACGAAGACGCACAAGCATTGGTAAAGCAGCTGCTCGACCACTTACCCGGCTTCTTAATGCCCCGGCTGGTGAGAGAGATACCTGGCAAGGCCAGCAAAACACCGCTATGA
- a CDS encoding elongation factor P, producing the protein MANYSTNEFKAGLKVMLDGDPCSIVENELVKPGKGQAFNRVKLRNLMTGRVGEKTFKSGDSLEGADVMDLEMEYLYNDGDMWHFMKTDGSFEQYAVEKKALGDTIKWLKEQVPYTITLWNDKAISVTPPNFIELEVVETDPGLKGDTAQGGSKPATLSSGAVVRVPLFINQGEVLKIDTRSGDYVSRA; encoded by the coding sequence ATGGCGAACTATTCTACCAACGAATTCAAGGCCGGTCTGAAAGTAATGCTCGACGGCGATCCTTGCTCAATCGTCGAAAACGAACTGGTCAAGCCGGGCAAGGGCCAGGCGTTTAACCGCGTTAAGCTGCGTAACCTGATGACAGGCCGTGTGGGTGAGAAGACGTTCAAATCTGGTGATTCGCTGGAAGGCGCTGACGTCATGGATTTGGAGATGGAGTATCTCTACAACGATGGAGATATGTGGCACTTCATGAAGACTGATGGCTCGTTTGAGCAGTATGCAGTAGAGAAAAAAGCGCTAGGCGATACCATCAAGTGGCTGAAAGAGCAGGTGCCCTACACGATTACGCTGTGGAATGACAAAGCGATTTCCGTTACGCCGCCTAACTTCATTGAACTAGAAGTCGTTGAGACTGATCCTGGTTTGAAAGGTGATACAGCACAAGGCGGTTCTAAGCCTGCGACGCTTTCATCCGGTGCTGTGGTTCGTGTCCCTCTGTTTATCAACCAGGGTGAAGTATTAAAGATTGATACGCGTTCTGGTGACTACGTGTCTCGAGCATAA
- a CDS encoding EF-P lysine aminoacylase GenX yields the protein MRANWQPTATIETLHERARLIAIVRAFFAQRGVLEVETPVLGQGGSTDVHLASLSTLARTDKGQRKLWLQTSPEFHMKRLLAAGSGPIFQLAKSFRNGEVGARHNIEFTMLEWYRPAFTLAQLIDETTTLVANVLPSFTGPVVRYRYRELFHTYLAVDPFTTSLETLRTLAAERGHMSAQTLVKEGRDTCLDLLMSMVIEPQLGQQELSVVLDYPASQAALARRHQDADGEWVASRFELYLNGVELANGYDELIDAEEQRQRFDEDNAERRKLGLPEVDVDERLLAALERGMPESAGVALGIDRLIQLAMGKARLEDVLAFSTPNC from the coding sequence ATGAGAGCTAACTGGCAGCCAACAGCGACGATTGAAACACTGCACGAGCGTGCTCGCTTAATAGCTATTGTGCGGGCTTTTTTTGCCCAGAGAGGCGTGCTGGAAGTGGAGACGCCGGTCTTAGGGCAGGGGGGCAGCACAGATGTGCACCTAGCGTCGCTTTCTACGTTAGCGCGCACCGATAAGGGCCAGCGCAAGCTGTGGCTGCAAACCTCTCCAGAGTTTCATATGAAGCGACTTTTGGCGGCAGGAAGTGGGCCAATCTTTCAGCTCGCCAAGAGCTTCCGTAATGGGGAGGTGGGGGCGCGGCATAATATCGAATTTACCATGCTGGAGTGGTACCGCCCTGCATTTACGCTGGCGCAGCTGATTGATGAGACCACCACGCTGGTTGCCAATGTGCTACCAAGCTTTACAGGTCCGGTGGTGCGTTATCGCTATCGGGAGCTGTTTCATACGTACTTAGCAGTGGATCCATTTACTACCTCGCTAGAGACCTTGCGTACCTTGGCTGCAGAGCGTGGTCATATGTCTGCTCAAACGCTAGTAAAAGAGGGGCGTGATACCTGCCTGGATCTGTTGATGAGCATGGTGATTGAGCCGCAGCTAGGTCAACAGGAGCTAAGTGTTGTGCTTGATTACCCGGCTAGCCAAGCGGCGCTGGCACGCCGACATCAGGATGCCGACGGCGAGTGGGTCGCCTCCCGTTTTGAGCTTTACCTAAACGGTGTTGAGCTGGCAAATGGCTATGATGAGCTGATTGATGCTGAAGAGCAGCGCCAGCGATTTGACGAAGATAACGCGGAACGGCGTAAATTGGGCCTGCCAGAAGTAGATGTGGATGAGCGACTGCTGGCCGCACTTGAGCGTGGTATGCCAGAAAGCGCGGGTGTGGCGCTGGGGATTGACCGTTTGATTCAGCTGGCAATGGGCAAAGCACGCCTGGAAGACGTGCTCGCATTTTCAACGCCTAACTGTTAG
- a CDS encoding phosphatidylserine decarboxylase, with product MTFSQKAFSLLQYPLPHHALSRLTGRFAQCDNPWVKDPLIKAFIKRFKVDMSQALEPDPTAYATFNDFFTRALKADARPLGEGLLSPADGTLSQYGHLTAGQLVQAKGHTFSAQTLLGGDSALAEEFMGGSFATVYLSPSDYHRVHMPVTGTLREMIYVPGRLFSVNQATANYVPGLFARNERLVCIFDTENGPMAMVLVGAMIVAAIETVWSGQVTPLSGHPQRMQFGQPIVLERGAEMGRFKLGSTVVMCFAKPINFDNNPLGTKVEMGQRLGSP from the coding sequence GTGACATTTTCCCAAAAAGCCTTTTCGCTACTCCAATACCCATTGCCCCACCACGCGCTTTCGCGCCTGACCGGCAGGTTCGCCCAGTGCGATAATCCCTGGGTAAAAGACCCCCTGATTAAGGCGTTTATCAAACGCTTTAAAGTGGACATGAGCCAAGCGCTGGAGCCAGACCCGACAGCCTACGCTACCTTTAACGACTTTTTTACCCGCGCCTTAAAGGCAGATGCCCGCCCACTGGGCGAAGGCCTGCTAAGCCCAGCCGATGGCACGCTTTCCCAGTACGGCCACTTAACCGCAGGCCAGCTGGTTCAGGCTAAAGGGCACACCTTCTCTGCACAAACCCTGCTAGGCGGCGACAGCGCGCTGGCGGAGGAGTTTATGGGCGGGAGCTTCGCCACCGTTTATCTCTCACCTAGCGACTACCACCGGGTGCATATGCCGGTTACCGGGACGTTGAGGGAGATGATCTACGTGCCGGGGAGGCTTTTTTCAGTGAATCAAGCAACGGCCAACTACGTGCCAGGCTTGTTTGCCCGTAACGAACGTTTGGTATGTATTTTTGATACCGAAAATGGCCCCATGGCCATGGTGCTGGTTGGCGCGATGATTGTCGCCGCGATTGAAACCGTTTGGTCGGGCCAAGTAACACCACTTTCTGGTCACCCCCAGCGCATGCAGTTTGGGCAGCCTATTGTGCTGGAAAGAGGTGCTGAAATGGGCCGCTTCAAGCTCGGCTCTACCGTGGTTATGTGCTTTGCCAAACCCATCAACTTTGACAACAACCCGCTCGGCACCAAAGTAGAAATGGGGCAACGCCTGGGTTCACCTTAA
- a CDS encoding thiosulfate sulfurtransferase, which produces MSTVSHSSETNVLPLIVEPEQLHEHLGDEQLLIIDVPANGDSYRQGHVPGAIYLDFRYLMRGEGPVPNDVPSTEFLSQLFSALGLTRDTHVVAYDDEGGGWAARLLWTLELIGHTRYSYLNGGIHAWRDSGLKESTESAAPTPSSYHAEILNPHALITCDEIKQKLDDKQFAVWDARSKAEYDGEKGNNKHLGHIPGAVNMDWVNAMDHNRALRIRDYAELITELQAMGLTPDMEVATHCQSHHRSSFTWLVGKALGFNIRGYAGSWGEWGNRDDTPIEK; this is translated from the coding sequence ATGAGCACCGTCAGTCACTCATCGGAAACCAATGTACTGCCGTTAATTGTTGAGCCAGAGCAACTGCATGAGCATCTGGGCGACGAACAACTATTGATCATCGACGTACCAGCGAACGGCGATAGCTATCGCCAGGGCCACGTGCCCGGCGCTATTTACCTAGATTTTCGCTATCTGATGCGCGGCGAAGGGCCAGTACCCAACGATGTGCCCAGCACTGAGTTTCTTTCGCAGTTATTTAGCGCGCTGGGGCTCACCCGTGATACCCACGTGGTCGCTTACGATGATGAAGGCGGTGGCTGGGCGGCACGTTTGCTGTGGACGCTAGAGCTGATTGGCCACACCCGCTACTCCTATTTAAATGGCGGCATTCACGCTTGGCGAGACTCCGGTTTAAAAGAAAGCACTGAGTCAGCCGCTCCCACGCCAAGCAGCTACCACGCCGAGATACTTAATCCGCACGCGCTGATCACCTGTGATGAAATCAAACAGAAGCTGGATGATAAACAGTTCGCGGTGTGGGATGCTCGCTCCAAAGCGGAGTACGACGGCGAGAAAGGTAATAACAAGCACCTTGGTCATATCCCGGGCGCGGTAAATATGGACTGGGTTAACGCCATGGACCACAACCGCGCGCTGCGTATTCGCGATTACGCCGAGCTAATCACCGAGCTACAAGCCATGGGGCTGACACCCGATATGGAAGTTGCTACCCACTGCCAGAGCCACCACCGCAGTAGCTTTACGTGGCTGGTGGGTAAGGCGCTAGGCTTCAACATTCGTGGCTACGCGGGTTCCTGGGGTGAATGGGGCAACCGCGACGATACACCGATTGAGAAGTGA
- a CDS encoding ribosome biogenesis GTPase RsgA — translation MSKRKLSRQQQWRVDKVQAERAQRAEKRDVKDAEKLAAGEYGAEQPGRVMAHFGRTLEVRDADGMPIRCHLRANLDGLVTGDRVIWRAGQDGSGVVVAREERDSVLKRPDPRGQLKPVAANIDQLLIVFAVEPAPHPNLIDRYLVAAEATGIAPVLVLNKTDLLPEDGGELGKLLERYRNLGYPVVRTTIANDAGLEALRQQLEGRTSVFVGQSGVGKSSLIDLLLPDETLRIGALSEDSRKGTHTTTTARLYAMRSDEVSDGELIDSPGIREFGLIHLNEQEVTDGFIEFHPYIGHCRFRDCRHRNEPGCALLEAVEAGKIHPERFASYRRILDSLNA, via the coding sequence ATGAGCAAACGTAAATTAAGTCGCCAGCAGCAGTGGCGCGTCGATAAAGTCCAGGCGGAACGTGCCCAGCGTGCAGAAAAGCGCGATGTAAAGGACGCAGAGAAACTTGCCGCTGGCGAATACGGTGCCGAACAGCCGGGCCGGGTAATGGCACACTTTGGCCGCACGCTAGAAGTGCGCGATGCCGACGGCATGCCCATTCGCTGTCATCTGCGCGCCAATTTAGATGGTTTAGTGACCGGTGACCGAGTGATTTGGCGGGCAGGCCAGGATGGCTCCGGCGTGGTGGTAGCACGAGAAGAGCGCGACAGTGTGCTTAAACGCCCTGACCCCCGCGGCCAGCTTAAACCCGTGGCGGCTAATATCGACCAGCTGCTGATTGTATTTGCCGTTGAGCCAGCCCCCCATCCCAATCTAATTGATCGCTACTTGGTCGCCGCCGAGGCGACGGGTATTGCGCCAGTGTTAGTGCTTAACAAAACCGACCTGCTGCCTGAAGATGGCGGTGAGCTAGGTAAGCTGTTGGAGCGCTATCGCAACCTAGGCTACCCGGTAGTGCGAACCACTATTGCCAACGATGCCGGCCTTGAAGCGCTGCGCCAGCAGCTGGAAGGGCGCACGTCGGTATTTGTTGGGCAAAGCGGTGTTGGCAAGTCATCGCTTATCGACCTCCTGCTTCCCGATGAAACCCTGCGCATCGGCGCGCTGTCGGAAGACTCGCGTAAAGGCACGCACACCACCACCACGGCCAGGCTCTATGCCATGCGCAGTGATGAGGTGAGCGACGGTGAGCTAATCGACTCCCCTGGGATTCGTGAATTTGGATTGATTCATCTTAACGAGCAGGAGGTCACCGACGGGTTTATTGAATTTCATCCGTATATTGGCCACTGCCGCTTCCGTGATTGCCGCCACCGAAATGAGCCGGGTTGCGCTTTACTTGAAGCCGTTGAGGCAGGCAAGATTCATCCAGAACGCTTTGCTAGCTACCGACGTATTCTCGATAGTCTGAACGCTTAA